The window GGCAACTTCGCCCTGCGCGAACTGGTCGGTGCGGGCAACTACTACAACGGCATCAGCGCCGCCGAGTTGGATAATCTGCGCTTGGTCCTGCAAGTGCTGCAGGACAGCCCGCTGCCGATCCCGTCGATCCGCGAGATCGAGGATCACGACGCAGTATTCGTGCTCGGCGAAGACCTGACCCAGACCGCCGCGCGTATCGCCCTGGCGCTGCGCCAGTCGGTCAAGGGCAAGGGCGAGGACATGGCCGCCGCCATGAAGATCCAGCCCTGGCTCGATGCGGCGGTGAAGACCATCGCCCAGCACGAACTGAACCCGCTGTTCATCGCCAGCCTGACCGACACCAAGCTCGACGACGTCGCCGCCGAGTGCGTGCACGCCGCCCCGGACGACCTCGCCCGCCTCGGCTTCGCCGTCGCCCATGCCATCGACCCAAGCGCCCCGGCCGTCACCGGCCTGGATGCCGAAGCCAGCGAACTGGCTCAGCGCATCGCCGCCGCGCTGCTCGCAGCCAAGCGCCCGCTGATCATCTCCGGCACCTCGCTGGGCAGCAAGGCGCTGATCGAGGCCGCGGCGAACATCGCCAAGGCCCTCAAGACTCAAGAGAAAAAGGGCTCTATCAGCCTGGTAGTGCCGGAAGCCAACAGCCTCGGTCTCGCCCTGTTCGGCGGCGAATCGCTGGACGCCGGCCTGCTGGCCCTGACCAATGGCCAGGCCGACGCCTTGGTGGTGCTGGAGAATGACCTGTACCGCCGCGCCGATGCCGCAGTGGTCGACGCAGCGTTGAATGCCGCCAAGGTGCTGATCGTTGCCGATCACCAGCAGACCGCGACCGTTGAGCGTGCCCATCTGGTGCTGCCGGCTGCCAGCTTTGCCGAAGGCGACGGTACCCTGGTCAGCCAGGAAGGCCGTGCCCAGCGCTATTTCCAGGTCTACGAGCCGTCCTACTACGACGCCAACATCCTGGTGCGCGAAGGCTGGCGCTGGCTGCATGCGCTGCACAGCACCCTGCAAGGCAAGACTGTCGACTGGACGCAACTGGACCAGGTCACCGCAGCCGTGGCTGCCGGCAACGGCAAGCTCGCTGGCATCGTCAACGCCGCGCCTTCCGCCTCGTTCCGTATCAAGGGCCTGAAGATGGCGCGCGAACCGCTGCGCTACAGCGGCCGCACCGCCATGCGCGCCAACATCAGCGTGCACGAGCCGCGTCAGCCGCAGGATCAGGATTCGGCGTTCGCCTTCTCCATGGAAGGCTACTCCGGCAGCAAGGAAGACCGTCAGCAGATCCCGTTCGCCTGGTCGCCAGGTTGGAACTCGCCGCAGGCCTGGAACAAGTTCCAGGACGAAGTCGGCGGCCATCTGCGCGCCGGTGACCCTGGCGTGCGCCTGATCGAAGCGCAAGGCGATCGCCTGCAATGGTTCAGCGCGATTCCGGCGCCGTTCAACCCGGCCGCCGGCAGCTGGCAAGCGGTGCCTGTGCATCACCTGTTCGGCAGCGAGGAAAACTCTTCGCGCGCCGCCCCGGTGCAAGAGCGCATCCCGCAATCCTATGTCGCGCTGGCCAAATCCGAGGCCGAGCGTCTGGGCGTGAGCGCCGGTACGCTGCTCAGCTTGCAAGTCGGCGACCAGGCCTTGCGCCTGCCACTGCGTATCGACGAGCAACTGGCCGCTGGCCTGGTCGCCCTGCCGGTTGGTCTGGCGGGCATCCCGCCGCTGGTTGCCGGTCAATCGGTCACTGGTCTGCAGGAGGCCGCGCAATGAGCTGGCTGACTCCCGAAGTGGTTGATGTGATCGTCGCCGTCCTCAAGTCGATCGTGATCCTCCTCGCAGTAGTGATCTGCGGCGCGCTGCTCAGCTGGGTGGAGCGTCGCCTGCTGGGCCTCTGGCAGGATCGTTATGGACCAAACCGGGTGGGGCCGTTCGGCGCCTTCCAGATCGCCGCGGACATGATCAAGATGTTCTTCAAGGAAGACTGGACGCCGCCGTTCGCCGACAAGCCGATCTTCACCCTGGCGCCGGTGGTGGCCATGAGCGCCCTGCTGATCGCCTTCGTGATCATCCCGATCACCCCGACCTGGGGCGTGGCGGATCTGAACATCGGCCTGCTGTTCTTCCTCGCCATGGCTGGCCTGTCGGTCTATGCGGTGATGTTCGCCGGCTGGTCGAGCAACAACAAGTTCGCCCTGCTCGGCGCCCTGCGGGCCTCGGCGCAGACGGTATCCTACGAAGTGTTCATGGGTCTGGCCTTGATGGGCGTGGTGGCGCAAGTTGGCTCGTTCAACATGCGCGACATCGTCGACTATCAGGCCCAGCACCTGTGGTTCATCATTCCGCAGTTCCTCGGTTTCTGTACCTTCTTCATCGCCGGCGTCGCCGTGACTCACCGTCACCCGTTCGACCAGCCGGAAGCGGAGCAGGAGCTGGCCGACGGCTACCACATCGAATACGCCGGGATGAAATGGGGCATGTTCTTCGTCGGCGAATACATCGGCATCGTATTCGTCTCGGCACTGCTGGTGACCCTGTTCTTCGGCGGCTGGCATGGCCCGTTCGGCATCCTGCCGCAGATTCCGTTCATCTGGTTCGCCCTGAAAACCGCATTCTTCATCATGCTGTTCATTCTGCTGCGCGCCTCGATTCCGCGCCCGCGCTATGACCAGGTGATGGACTTCAGCTGGAAGTTCTGCTTGCCGCTGACCTTGTTCAACCTGCTGGTGACCGGCGCACTCGTGCTGGCCGCGGCCCAGTAAGGACAATCACCATGATCAAAGACATCCTGCATATCGTGCATGGCACCTTCACCCAGTTGCGCAGCCTGGTGATGATCTTCGGCCACGCCTTCCGCAAGCGCGACACCCTGCAATACCCGGAAGAGCCGGTGTACCTGGCGCCGCGTTACCGCGGCCGCATCGTCCTGACCCGCGACCCCGACGGCGAAGAGCGCTGTGTAGCTTGCAACCTTTGCGCAGTAGCTTGCCCGGTCGGCTGCATCTCGCTGCAGAAAGCCGAAACCGAGGACGGCCGCTGGTATCCCGAGTTCTTCCGCATCAACTTCTCGCGCTGCATCTTCTGTGGCCTGTGCGAAGAGGCCTGCCCGACCACCGCGATCCAGTTGACTCCGGACTTCGAGATGGCCGAGTTCAAGCGTCAGGATCTGGTCTATGAGAAGGAAGACCTGCTGATTTCCGGCCCGGGCAAGTACCCGGATTACAACTTCTATCGCGTTGCCGGTATGGCCATCGCCGGTAAGCCGAAAGGCGCCGCGCAGAACGAGGCTGAACCGATCAACGTGAAAAGCCTGCTGCCTTAAGGACGAAAGATGGAATTCGCTTTCTATTTCGCTGCCGGCATCGCCGTGGTGTCCACGCTGCGGGTGATCACCAACAGCAACCCGGTGCATGCCCTGCTCTACCTGATCATCTCCCTGTTGGCGGTATCCATGTGCTTCTTCAGCCTGGGTGCACCCTTCGCCGGCGCTCTGGAGATCATCGTCTACGCCGGTGCCATCATGGTGCTGTTCGTCTTCGTGGTGATGATGCTCAACCTTGGCCCCGCCATTGCCGAGCAGGAACGTAAATGGCTGCAGCCTGGTGTCTGGGCTGGGCCGGCGCTGCTGGCGCTGCTGTTGCTGGTCGAGTTGCTGTATGTGCTGTTCGGCCAAGCCTCTACCGGTGCTTCTCTGGGCCTGGCCACGGTTGACGCCAAAGCCGTTGGCATCAGCCTGTTCGGTCCCTACCTGCTGGTCGTCGAACTGGCCTCCATGCTGCTGCTCGCGGCGCTGGTCGCCGCTTTCCACCTCGGCCGTCACGAGGCGAAGGAACCATCATGATCAATTCGATTCCCCTGGAGCACGGCCTGGCCGTCGCCGGTGTGCTGTTCTGCCTCGGCCTGGCCGGCCTGATGGTGCGGCGCAACATTCTGTTCGTGCTGATGAGCCTGGAAATCATGATGAACGCCGCCGCCCTGGCCTTCGTCGTCGCCGGTAGCCGCTGGGCGCAGCCGGATGGGCAAGTGATGTTCATCCTGGTGATCACCCTGGCCGCGGCGGAAGCCAGCATCGGTCTGGCGATCCTGCTGCAGCTGTATCGCCGCTTCCACACCCTCGATATCGACGCTGCCAGCGAGATGCGCGGATGAAACTTCTATTCCTGACCTGTTTGTTCCCCCTGATGGGCTACGTGCTGCTGGCATTTTCCCGCGGCCGCTGGTCTGAAAACCTCTCGGCACTGATCGGCGTCGGTTCGGTCGGTCTGTCCGCCCTGATCGCCGCCTGGATCATGTGGCAGTTCAACGCCAGCCCGCCGGAAGGTGGCGTGTACACCCAGGTGCTCTGGCAGTGGATGGCGGTTGAAGGCTTCAAACCCAGCTTCACCCTGCACCTGGACGGCCTGTCGCTGACCATGCTCGGCGTGGTCACCGGCGTCGGCTTCCTGATCCACCTGTTCGCCTCCTGGTACATGCGCGGTGAAGAGGGTTACTCGCGCTTCTTCGCCTACACCAACCTGTTCATCGCCAGCATGCTGTTCCTAGTGCTCGGCGATAACCTGCTGTTCCTCTACTTCGGTTGGGAAGGCGTGGGCCTGTGCAGCTACCTGCTGATCGGTCACTACTACCAGCACGTGCCCAACGGCAACGCGGCGCTCAAAGCATTCATCGTCACCCGCGTCGGCGACGTGTTCATGGCCATCGGTCTGTTCATCCTGTTCGCCCAGCTCGGCACCCTGAACATTCAGGAACTGCTGGTGCTGGCACCGCAGAAGTTCGCGGTCGGCGACTTCTGGATCGAACTGGCGGCCCTGATGCTGCTCGGCGGCGCGGTCGGCAAGTCCGCCCAGTTGCCGCTGCAGACCTGGCTGGCCGACGCCATGGCCGGTCCGACCCCGGTCTCGGCGCTGATCCACGCGGCGACCATGGTCACCGCCGGCGTCTACCTGATCGCCCGCACTCACGGTCTGTTCCTGCTGGCGCCGGACGTCCTCGAACTGGTCGGTATCGTCGGCGGCGTGACTCTGGTACTGGCCGGCTTCGCCGCCCTGGTGCAGACCGACATCAAGCGCATCCTCGCTTACTCGACCATGAGCCAGATCGGCTACATGTTCCTCGCCCTCGGCGTCGGCGCCTGGGAAGGCGCGATCTTCCATCTGATGACCCACGCCTTCTTCAAGGCCCTGCTGTTCCTCGCCTCCGGCTCGGTGATCGTCGCCTGCCACCACGAGCAGAACATCTTCAAGATGGGCGGTCTGTGGAAGAAACTACCGCTGGCCTACGCCTGCTTCATCGTCGGCGGCGCCGCGCTGGCGGCCCTGCCGCTGGTCACCGCAGGTTTCTACTCGAAGGATGAGATCCTCTGGGAAGCCTTCGCCAGTGGCCATCAGACCCTGCTCTACGCCGGCCTGCTCGGGGCATTCATGACTTCGCTGTACACCTTCCGCCTGATCTTCATCGCCTTCCACGGCGAGGCCAAGACCGAGGCGCACGCCGGCCACGGCATCACCCACTGGCTGCCGCTAACCGTGCTGCTGGTGCTGTCGACGTTCGTTGGCGCGCTGATCACCCCGCCGCTGGCCGGTGTGTTGCCGCAGAGCGTCGGTCATGCCGGCGGCGAGGCCAAGCACAGTCTGGAAATCGCCTCCGGGGCGATTGCCATCGCCGGCATCCTGCTCGCCGCAGTGCTGTTCCTCGGCAAGCGCACCCTGGTCCGCGCCATCGCCGATAGCGCGCCTGGGCGCTTCCTGTCGGCCTGGTGGTTCGCCGCCTGGGGTTTCGATTGGCTCTACGACCTGCTGTTCGTCAAGCCCTTCCTGCTGATCTGCCGCCTGCTCGGCCGTGATCCGATCGACCGCAGCATCGGCGTGCTCCCGCGCCTGGCGCGGGGCGGGCACTACGCCATGAGCCGCACCGAAACCGGCAATCTGCGCTGGTATGCGGCCTCCATCGTCGGCGGTGCCGTGCTGCTGCTCGCCACCCTTCTGATTCTGAATTAAGGAACCCAGCCCGTCATGATTCTGCCCTGGCTAATCCTGATTCCCTTTATTGGCGGCCTGCTGTGCTGGCAAGGCGAGCGCTTCGGCGCCCCCCTGGTGCGCTGGATCGCTCTGCTGAGCATGACCCTGCTGTTCGCCCTTGGCCTGTGGCTGTGGGCGACCGGCGACTTCAGCCTGGCCCCGGCCCCCGGCGCCGCGCCGCAGTGGGCGGCCGAATTCCAAGTGCCATGGATCGATCGCTTCGGCATCAGCGTGCACCTGGCGCTGGACGGCCTATCGGTGCTGATGATCAGCCTCACCGGCCTGCTCGGTGTGCTCTCGGTGCTGTGTTCGTGGAACGAGATCCAGACCCGCGTCGGCTTCTTCCACCTCAACCTGCTGTGGATCCTCGGCGGCGTGGTTGGCGTGTTCCTCGCCGTCGACCTGTTCCTGTTCTTCTTCTTCTGGGAAATGATGCTGGTGCCGATGTACTTCCTCATCGCGCTCTGGGGTCATAGCGGCAGCAAGGGCAAGTCGCGCATCAACGCCGCCACCAAGTTCTTCATCTACACCCAAGCCAGCGGCCTGACCATGCTGGTGGCGATCCTCGCCCTGGTGTTTGTCCATTACAGCCAGACCGGCGTGCTGACCTTCAGCTACGCCGAACTGCTGAAGACCGAAATGGCACCGCGCACCGAATACCTGCTGATGCTCGGCTTCTTCGCCGCCTTCGCGGTGAAGTTCCCGGTGGTGCCGGTGCACTCCTGGCTGCCGGACGCCCATGCCCAGGCACCGACTGCCGGTTCCGTCGACCTCGCCGGGATTCTGCTGAAAACCGCCGCCTACGGCATGATCCGCTTCGGCCTACCGCTGTTCCCCAACGCCTCGGCCGAGTTTGCGCCGATCGCCCAATGGCTCGGGGTGTTCGCCATCGTCTATGGCGCCCTGTTGTCGTTTGCGCAGACCGACATCAAACGCCTGGTGGCCTACTCCAGCGTCTCGCACATGGGCTTCGTGCTGATCGCCATCTACTCCGGCAGCCAGATCGCCCTGCAGGGCGCCGTGGTGCAGATGCTCGCTCACGGCCTGTCGGCAGCCGCGCTGTTCATCCTCTGTGGCCAGCTCTATGAGCGTCTGCACACCCGTGACATGCGCGAGATGGGCGGTGTCTGGGCGCGTCTGCCGTACCTGCCGGCGCTGACCCTGTTCTTCGCCGCCGCTGCCCTCGGCCTGCCGGGTACCGGCAACTTCGTCGGCGAGTTCCTGATCCTGGTCGGCAACTTCCCAGTGGCGCCCTGGATCACCGTGCTGGCCGCCAGCGGCCTGGTGTTCGGTTCGGTCTACGCGCTGATCATGATCCACCGTGCCTATTTCGGCCCGGCCAAGGACGAGCGCCAGTTCGCCGGCCTGAAGTCGCGAGAAATGGGCATGATCGTCGGTCTGGCGGTCTTGCTGATCCTCCTCGGCATCTACCCGCAGCCGGTGCTCGATACCTCGGCCGCCAGCATGCACGGCGTCCAGCAGTGGTTCACCACCGCCTTCACTCAACTCGCTTCGGCTCGGTAAGCAGCGCTATGGAATTCACCACTCAACACCTCATCGCCCTGCTGCCACTGCTGGTGACCAGCGCCACCTTGGTGGTGGTCATGCTCGGCATTGCCTGGCGCCGCAACCACTCGCTGACCTTCGTGCTGTCGGTGATCGGCCTCAACTTGGCGCTGCTGGCGATCATTCCGGCGATCAGGGTCGCGCCACTGGCGGTCACCGACCTGCTCCAGGTGGACAACTTCGCCTGCTTCTACATCGCGTTGATTCTGGTCGCCACCCTCGCCTGCGTGACCCTGGCGCATGCCTACCTCGGCGGGCAGCAGGACGGCAAAGGCTATCCGGGCAACCGTGAAGAGCTGTATCTGCTGATCCTCCTGGCTGCGGCAGGCGGCATCGTGCTGGTCAGCGCCCAGAACCTGGCGGGCCTGTTCGTCGGTCTGGAGCTGCTGTCCGTACCGACCTACGGCATGATCGCCTACGCCTTCTTCAACAAGCGCTCGCTGGAGGCCGGCATCAAATACATGGTGCTGTCCGCCGCCGGTTCGGCCTTCCTGCTGTTCGGCATGGCCCTGCTGTACGCCGATGCCGGCACCCTGAGCTTCAGCGGCATCGGCGCCAAACTCGCGGCGACAGGGATGCAGAGTGCCCTGGCCCAACTGGGCATCGGCCTGATGCTGGTCGGCCTGGCGTTCAAACTGTCGCTGGCGCCCTTCCACCTGTGGACCCCGGATGTCTATGAAGGTGCGCCGGCACCAGTCGCCGCCTTCCTCGCCACGGCCAGCAAGGTCGCCGTGTTCGCCGTGCTGCTGCGCCTGTTCCAGATCTCCCCGGCGGCCAACGAGGGGCTGCTGAACGTCGTGCTGTCGCTGATTGCGGTAGCGTCGATTCTGATCGGCAACCTGCTGGCGCTGATCCAGAGCAACCTCAAACGTCTGCTCGGCTACTCCTCCATCGCCCACTTCGGTTACCTGCTGATCGCGCTGATCGCCAGCAAGGGCATGGCGGTCGAGGCCATCGGCGTGTACCTGGCGACCTATGTACTGACCAGCCTCGGCGCCTTCGGCGTGATCACCCTGATGTCCACGCCCTACAGCGGCCGCGATTGCGATGCGCTGTACGAGTACCGCGGCCTGTTCTGGCGCCGTCCGTACCTCACCGCGGTGCTCACCGTGATGATGCTGTCGCTGGCCGGCATTCCGCTGACGGCCGGTTTCATCGGTAAGTTCTACGTGATCGCCGTCGGCGTGCAGTCGCAGCAATGGTGGTTGCTCGCCGCCCTAGTGATCGGCAGCGCCATCGGCGTATTCTATTACCTGCGGGTGATGGTCGCCCTGTTCCTGGTCGAGCCCAACCTGCTGCGTCACGATGCCGAGTTGCACTGGGCGCAACGCGCAGGCGGCATCATGCTGCTGTTCGTTGCGCTGCTGGCCTTCGTGCTGGGTGTGTACCCGCAGCCGCTGCTGGAACTGGTCCAGTATGCTGGTCTGGCATTGGCTGGCTAAGCCTCGCGAAAAACAAAAAACCCGGCCTAGGCCGGGTTTTTTGTGTCTATCAGAAACTCGCCACATTACCGGGATGGCTCCCGACTAGACAGGAAGCGCAACCGCACGTGGATCATGCCGCACCTCG is drawn from Pseudomonas cavernae and contains these coding sequences:
- the nuoM gene encoding NADH-quinone oxidoreductase subunit M; amino-acid sequence: MILPWLILIPFIGGLLCWQGERFGAPLVRWIALLSMTLLFALGLWLWATGDFSLAPAPGAAPQWAAEFQVPWIDRFGISVHLALDGLSVLMISLTGLLGVLSVLCSWNEIQTRVGFFHLNLLWILGGVVGVFLAVDLFLFFFFWEMMLVPMYFLIALWGHSGSKGKSRINAATKFFIYTQASGLTMLVAILALVFVHYSQTGVLTFSYAELLKTEMAPRTEYLLMLGFFAAFAVKFPVVPVHSWLPDAHAQAPTAGSVDLAGILLKTAAYGMIRFGLPLFPNASAEFAPIAQWLGVFAIVYGALLSFAQTDIKRLVAYSSVSHMGFVLIAIYSGSQIALQGAVVQMLAHGLSAAALFILCGQLYERLHTRDMREMGGVWARLPYLPALTLFFAAAALGLPGTGNFVGEFLILVGNFPVAPWITVLAASGLVFGSVYALIMIHRAYFGPAKDERQFAGLKSREMGMIVGLAVLLILLGIYPQPVLDTSAASMHGVQQWFTTAFTQLASAR
- the nuoG gene encoding NADH-quinone oxidoreductase subunit NuoG, which produces MATIHVDGKALEVDGADNLLQACLSLGLDIPYFCWHPALGSVGACRQCAVKQYTDENDKRGRLVMSCMTPATDNTWISIDDEEAKQFRASVVEWLMTNHPHDCPVCEEGGHCHLQDMTVMTGHNERRYRFSKRTHQNQELGPFISHEMNRCIACYRCVRYYKDYAGGTDLGVFGAHDNVYFGRVEDGVLESEFSGNLTEVCPTGVFTDKTHSERYNRKWDMQFAPSICQGCSSGCNISPGERYGEIRRIENRYNGSVNHYFLCDRGRFGYGYVNREDRPRQPRFGQQQLGLDAALDKAAELLKGKRVIGIGSPRASLEGNFALRELVGAGNYYNGISAAELDNLRLVLQVLQDSPLPIPSIREIEDHDAVFVLGEDLTQTAARIALALRQSVKGKGEDMAAAMKIQPWLDAAVKTIAQHELNPLFIASLTDTKLDDVAAECVHAAPDDLARLGFAVAHAIDPSAPAVTGLDAEASELAQRIAAALLAAKRPLIISGTSLGSKALIEAAANIAKALKTQEKKGSISLVVPEANSLGLALFGGESLDAGLLALTNGQADALVVLENDLYRRADAAVVDAALNAAKVLIVADHQQTATVERAHLVLPAASFAEGDGTLVSQEGRAQRYFQVYEPSYYDANILVREGWRWLHALHSTLQGKTVDWTQLDQVTAAVAAGNGKLAGIVNAAPSASFRIKGLKMAREPLRYSGRTAMRANISVHEPRQPQDQDSAFAFSMEGYSGSKEDRQQIPFAWSPGWNSPQAWNKFQDEVGGHLRAGDPGVRLIEAQGDRLQWFSAIPAPFNPAAGSWQAVPVHHLFGSEENSSRAAPVQERIPQSYVALAKSEAERLGVSAGTLLSLQVGDQALRLPLRIDEQLAAGLVALPVGLAGIPPLVAGQSVTGLQEAAQ
- the nuoK gene encoding NADH-quinone oxidoreductase subunit NuoK; translated protein: MNSIPLEHGLAVAGVLFCLGLAGLMVRRNILFVLMSLEIMMNAAALAFVVAGSRWAQPDGQVMFILVITLAAAEASIGLAILLQLYRRFHTLDIDAASEMRG
- the nuoJ gene encoding NADH-quinone oxidoreductase subunit J, with product MEFAFYFAAGIAVVSTLRVITNSNPVHALLYLIISLLAVSMCFFSLGAPFAGALEIIVYAGAIMVLFVFVVMMLNLGPAIAEQERKWLQPGVWAGPALLALLLLVELLYVLFGQASTGASLGLATVDAKAVGISLFGPYLLVVELASMLLLAALVAAFHLGRHEAKEPS
- the nuoN gene encoding NADH-quinone oxidoreductase subunit NuoN, with the translated sequence MEFTTQHLIALLPLLVTSATLVVVMLGIAWRRNHSLTFVLSVIGLNLALLAIIPAIRVAPLAVTDLLQVDNFACFYIALILVATLACVTLAHAYLGGQQDGKGYPGNREELYLLILLAAAGGIVLVSAQNLAGLFVGLELLSVPTYGMIAYAFFNKRSLEAGIKYMVLSAAGSAFLLFGMALLYADAGTLSFSGIGAKLAATGMQSALAQLGIGLMLVGLAFKLSLAPFHLWTPDVYEGAPAPVAAFLATASKVAVFAVLLRLFQISPAANEGLLNVVLSLIAVASILIGNLLALIQSNLKRLLGYSSIAHFGYLLIALIASKGMAVEAIGVYLATYVLTSLGAFGVITLMSTPYSGRDCDALYEYRGLFWRRPYLTAVLTVMMLSLAGIPLTAGFIGKFYVIAVGVQSQQWWLLAALVIGSAIGVFYYLRVMVALFLVEPNLLRHDAELHWAQRAGGIMLLFVALLAFVLGVYPQPLLELVQYAGLALAG
- the nuoL gene encoding NADH-quinone oxidoreductase subunit L: MKLLFLTCLFPLMGYVLLAFSRGRWSENLSALIGVGSVGLSALIAAWIMWQFNASPPEGGVYTQVLWQWMAVEGFKPSFTLHLDGLSLTMLGVVTGVGFLIHLFASWYMRGEEGYSRFFAYTNLFIASMLFLVLGDNLLFLYFGWEGVGLCSYLLIGHYYQHVPNGNAALKAFIVTRVGDVFMAIGLFILFAQLGTLNIQELLVLAPQKFAVGDFWIELAALMLLGGAVGKSAQLPLQTWLADAMAGPTPVSALIHAATMVTAGVYLIARTHGLFLLAPDVLELVGIVGGVTLVLAGFAALVQTDIKRILAYSTMSQIGYMFLALGVGAWEGAIFHLMTHAFFKALLFLASGSVIVACHHEQNIFKMGGLWKKLPLAYACFIVGGAALAALPLVTAGFYSKDEILWEAFASGHQTLLYAGLLGAFMTSLYTFRLIFIAFHGEAKTEAHAGHGITHWLPLTVLLVLSTFVGALITPPLAGVLPQSVGHAGGEAKHSLEIASGAIAIAGILLAAVLFLGKRTLVRAIADSAPGRFLSAWWFAAWGFDWLYDLLFVKPFLLICRLLGRDPIDRSIGVLPRLARGGHYAMSRTETGNLRWYAASIVGGAVLLLATLLILN
- the nuoH gene encoding NADH-quinone oxidoreductase subunit NuoH, giving the protein MSWLTPEVVDVIVAVLKSIVILLAVVICGALLSWVERRLLGLWQDRYGPNRVGPFGAFQIAADMIKMFFKEDWTPPFADKPIFTLAPVVAMSALLIAFVIIPITPTWGVADLNIGLLFFLAMAGLSVYAVMFAGWSSNNKFALLGALRASAQTVSYEVFMGLALMGVVAQVGSFNMRDIVDYQAQHLWFIIPQFLGFCTFFIAGVAVTHRHPFDQPEAEQELADGYHIEYAGMKWGMFFVGEYIGIVFVSALLVTLFFGGWHGPFGILPQIPFIWFALKTAFFIMLFILLRASIPRPRYDQVMDFSWKFCLPLTLFNLLVTGALVLAAAQ
- the nuoI gene encoding NADH-quinone oxidoreductase subunit NuoI, which produces MIKDILHIVHGTFTQLRSLVMIFGHAFRKRDTLQYPEEPVYLAPRYRGRIVLTRDPDGEERCVACNLCAVACPVGCISLQKAETEDGRWYPEFFRINFSRCIFCGLCEEACPTTAIQLTPDFEMAEFKRQDLVYEKEDLLISGPGKYPDYNFYRVAGMAIAGKPKGAAQNEAEPINVKSLLP